A genomic stretch from Desulfofalx alkaliphila DSM 12257 includes:
- the murJ gene encoding murein biosynthesis integral membrane protein MurJ, protein MSTGKVIARATLVIIAMSILSRLLGFGREVAIAHGFGATAATDAYVLAFTIPYLFMGVVGGAMAATVVPVFTEYVTKGQRDEAWKLFSSVINVLGLALLAVIGLGILLAPYVINLMAPGFPTETEKLAVLLLQIMLPSVLFLVMGNVFMGLLNANNVFGPSAFGPGAMNLGIIFSALVLGKIYGIEGLAVGTVGGAALSALIQVPFLYKVGFRWYPTLDLRHPGVRKLFSLMLPVLASIGFAQGYILIERMLASGLVEGSIAALNYAYKLLLLPQGLFVVAISMAIFPTLSRMVSEGKLEEMGQILAKGIRFIFLISIPAGVGLMILREPVIKLLFERGAFDETASHMTAVALFFYSIGLVGQSLSPLLIRGFYALQDVYTPLKITLAMVAVNVISALLLIGPLQHGGLALANSIGMTFNMLMLVWLLQRRIPGIVDKSLIRFCSGTLAAAAVMALAVYGLDGFLAGLFKGGTLALAGRVAIDIIVGALVYFAVAFLLRLDELKMAMDLGKQMLNKVRGE, encoded by the coding sequence ATGTCAACAGGAAAAGTTATTGCCAGGGCAACCCTTGTAATTATCGCCATGTCCATATTGTCGCGGTTATTGGGATTTGGCCGGGAGGTGGCCATAGCCCATGGATTTGGAGCTACCGCCGCCACCGACGCCTATGTTCTTGCTTTTACCATACCCTACCTCTTCATGGGCGTGGTGGGCGGAGCGATGGCGGCCACGGTGGTGCCGGTATTTACAGAGTATGTAACAAAGGGGCAAAGGGACGAGGCATGGAAACTATTTAGCAGCGTCATCAATGTGCTGGGATTGGCCCTGCTGGCGGTGATCGGCTTAGGGATCTTGCTGGCACCCTATGTAATTAACCTGATGGCACCCGGTTTTCCCACTGAAACGGAGAAACTGGCCGTGCTTTTACTTCAGATTATGCTGCCCTCAGTATTGTTTTTGGTAATGGGCAATGTTTTTATGGGCCTGCTCAATGCTAACAATGTGTTTGGGCCTTCGGCCTTTGGTCCCGGGGCAATGAACCTGGGGATAATTTTTTCGGCCCTGGTGCTTGGCAAGATATATGGCATTGAAGGACTGGCCGTGGGCACTGTGGGCGGTGCCGCCCTTTCGGCTCTGATACAGGTGCCCTTCCTTTATAAAGTAGGTTTCCGTTGGTACCCCACCCTGGATTTGCGCCACCCCGGAGTGCGCAAACTGTTTTCACTGATGCTGCCGGTGTTGGCATCCATTGGTTTTGCCCAGGGCTATATTCTTATTGAGCGCATGCTGGCCTCCGGTTTAGTTGAAGGCAGCATTGCCGCCTTGAACTACGCCTACAAGCTTTTGCTGCTGCCCCAGGGCTTATTTGTGGTGGCAATCAGCATGGCTATTTTTCCTACCCTGTCTCGGATGGTATCCGAAGGCAAGTTGGAGGAGATGGGCCAAATATTGGCCAAGGGAATCAGGTTTATTTTTTTAATTTCCATACCTGCAGGTGTAGGCCTGATGATATTAAGGGAACCTGTAATAAAATTGCTCTTCGAGCGGGGTGCCTTTGATGAGACAGCCTCCCATATGACCGCTGTGGCTCTTTTTTTCTATTCCATAGGATTGGTTGGGCAGTCACTTAGTCCGCTCTTGATCAGGGGGTTTTATGCTCTGCAGGATGTTTATACCCCCCTTAAAATTACCTTGGCCATGGTGGCGGTTAACGTTATTTCTGCTTTATTGCTTATCGGGCCTCTACAGCATGGGGGATTGGCATTGGCCAACTCCATCGGCATGACCTTTAATATGCTTATGCTGGTGTGGCTGCTGCAAAGGCGTATTCCGGGAATTGTAGATAAATCTTTAATACGCTTTTGTTCTGGCACCTTGGCAGCTGCCGCAGTGATGGCGCTGGCGGTGTACGGCCTTGACGGATTTTTAGCCGGTCTCTTTAAAGGCGGCACCCTGGCTTTGGCCGGCCGTGTGGCAATAGATATCATAGTGGGGGCTCTGGTTTACTTTGCAGTTGCCTTTCTTTTGCGCCTGGATGAACTTAAAATGGCCATGGACCTTGGAAAACAAATGTTAAATAAAGTCCGTGGTGAATAA
- a CDS encoding YjgB family protein — protein sequence MFKRPTLLILCLSLLLAGGCADERQTEADISKNQETKAVVNDYDNELLHEIFQLAQQGKVINCEFSVESTVIDTVKEKWGEPDRADYIAAAKGTYATYLEHDVVFGYNKGSQIFDVRSYRDKLKEITLSGLYDTLGKPDNIHNYDSEVMLVYRAGEKYQLLFIFPKINEQNPDPHLDHYNVFYPRGTVNLMSGDPGLDYL from the coding sequence TTGTTTAAAAGACCGACTCTCTTAATTCTTTGCCTAAGTCTGCTACTTGCCGGCGGATGTGCCGATGAAAGGCAGACCGAAGCTGACATCTCAAAGAACCAGGAAACCAAGGCAGTGGTAAATGACTATGATAATGAACTGCTGCATGAGATTTTTCAGTTAGCGCAACAGGGAAAGGTTATAAACTGCGAATTCTCTGTTGAAAGCACCGTTATTGATACCGTCAAGGAAAAGTGGGGAGAACCGGACCGGGCAGATTATATTGCTGCCGCTAAAGGCACCTACGCCACATATTTGGAGCATGATGTGGTTTTTGGGTATAATAAGGGTTCTCAGATTTTTGATGTGCGTTCTTACCGGGACAAACTAAAGGAAATTACCTTGTCCGGCCTTTATGACACCTTGGGCAAACCGGATAATATTCATAACTACGACAGTGAAGTTATGTTAGTATACCGGGCTGGGGAAAAATATCAGTTGTTATTTATTTTTCCAAAAATCAATGAGCAAAACCCTGACCCACACCTGGACCACTATAATGTATTTTACCCCAGGGGGACCGTTAACCTTATGTCGGGGGACCCGGGGCTGGACTATTTGTAA
- the typA gene encoding translational GTPase TypA, translated as MQDIRNIAIIAHVDHGKTTLVDGMLKQSGIYRDNQQVVERVMDSNELERERGITILAKNTSVRYGGTKINIVDTPGHSDFSGEVERVLKMVDGVLLLVDSFEGAMPQTRFVLRKALELNLMPIVVINKIDRPDARVEEVVDEVLELFIELDASDEQLDFPVVYASAKDGVATADLSKQGSDLRPLFETIIAHVPAPTGDAEGPLQLLVNNTEYDPYQGRMVVGRISRGRLKAGQGVALIRHDGTVLPAKLGRLYVFEGLERVEVDQACCGEIVTFAGIADVRIGDTVADKDRPEQLPPIAIGEPTLKMNFMVNDSPFSGQEGKHLTSREIRARLYKEMEKDVSLRVRDTDSPDVFEVAGRGELHLSILIETMRREGYELSVSKPEVIYKKENEVLLEPMELLIVDIPEDKMGPVMEMLGNRRGEMLNMISLGGGQLRLEFKVPARGLIGFRTQLLTETRGHAVMNHMYHGYEPYKGEIQSRYQGVLIASEDGEATVFGLHSVQDRGTLFISPGTPVYEGMIVGEHSRERDLEVNVCKKKHLTNMRSSHAEGALRLEEPRKYSLEQALEYLAKDELLEVTPTGLRMRKKYLQKHQREKAAKNANKPA; from the coding sequence TTGCAAGATATAAGAAATATAGCTATTATTGCCCATGTGGATCATGGCAAAACCACCTTGGTGGACGGCATGCTTAAACAGAGCGGAATTTACCGTGATAACCAACAGGTGGTTGAACGGGTAATGGACTCCAATGAATTAGAGCGGGAGCGGGGCATTACAATTTTGGCAAAAAACACTTCGGTCCGCTATGGGGGCACGAAGATAAACATTGTGGATACCCCGGGGCACTCTGATTTCAGCGGTGAAGTGGAAAGGGTATTAAAAATGGTGGATGGGGTCTTGCTGCTGGTGGACTCCTTTGAAGGCGCCATGCCCCAAACCAGGTTTGTTTTGCGCAAGGCGCTGGAATTAAACCTTATGCCCATTGTGGTGATAAATAAAATTGACCGGCCCGATGCCCGGGTGGAAGAGGTTGTGGACGAAGTATTGGAACTATTCATTGAGTTGGATGCTTCAGATGAACAACTGGACTTTCCCGTGGTATATGCCTCTGCAAAGGACGGAGTGGCCACCGCTGATTTATCCAAGCAGGGCAGTGATTTAAGGCCCTTATTTGAAACAATAATAGCTCATGTGCCTGCACCCACCGGGGATGCTGAGGGGCCACTGCAGCTGCTGGTAAATAACACTGAGTATGACCCCTACCAAGGCAGAATGGTGGTGGGGCGTATCAGCAGGGGCCGTTTAAAGGCGGGTCAGGGGGTGGCCTTGATACGCCATGACGGCACCGTCCTACCTGCCAAGTTGGGTAGATTATATGTGTTTGAGGGACTGGAACGGGTTGAAGTTGATCAGGCATGCTGTGGGGAGATTGTTACCTTTGCCGGTATTGCTGATGTGAGGATTGGAGACACTGTGGCAGATAAGGATAGGCCGGAACAGTTACCGCCCATTGCAATAGGTGAACCCACTTTAAAAATGAATTTTATGGTTAATGACAGCCCCTTCAGCGGGCAAGAAGGTAAACACTTAACCTCCAGAGAGATACGGGCCAGACTTTATAAGGAAATGGAAAAGGATGTCAGCCTGAGGGTGAGGGACACCGATAGCCCCGATGTGTTTGAAGTGGCAGGCCGTGGGGAACTGCACCTGTCTATATTAATTGAAACCATGCGTCGGGAGGGCTACGAACTGTCGGTATCGAAACCGGAAGTAATCTATAAGAAAGAGAATGAAGTACTGCTAGAACCAATGGAACTGTTGATAGTAGACATTCCTGAGGATAAAATGGGGCCGGTAATGGAGATGTTGGGCAACCGCCGGGGGGAAATGCTAAATATGATCAGCCTGGGTGGCGGCCAACTGCGTTTAGAGTTTAAGGTGCCTGCCCGGGGACTGATTGGTTTTCGCACCCAACTGCTCACCGAAACCCGAGGCCATGCGGTGATGAACCACATGTATCATGGTTATGAACCCTATAAGGGTGAAATACAGAGCCGCTACCAGGGTGTTTTGATTGCCTCGGAAGACGGTGAAGCCACCGTTTTTGGCCTGCATTCAGTACAGGACAGGGGTACCTTGTTTATATCACCGGGCACCCCGGTTTATGAAGGCATGATAGTGGGAGAACACTCCCGGGAGCGGGACTTGGAAGTGAATGTGTGTAAGAAAAAACACTTGACCAACATGCGTTCCAGCCATGCCGAAGGGGCGTTAAGGCTGGAAGAGCCGCGAAAATACAGCCTAGAGCAGGCGCTGGAGTACTTAGCTAAAGACGAACTGCTGGAGGTAACCCCCACCGGCTTGCGCATGCGCAAAAAATATTTACAAAAACACCAGCGGGAGAAGGCTGCCAAAAATGCTAACAAACCGGCCTAG
- a CDS encoding YaiI/YqxD family protein, translating to MKIIVDADACPKTVLMICKQAAAENNLQLCTVASFNHHINSDYHLVVGDSPQETDIKIVNLAKKGDIVVTQDWGLAAILLGKGAGVISPTGRIFRAKTIDFLLEEREAKAKFRRAGGRTKGPRKRTSEDDERFVSALKTLINQRLTKY from the coding sequence TTGAAGATTATTGTTGATGCCGATGCCTGTCCCAAAACAGTACTGATGATTTGCAAGCAGGCGGCCGCTGAAAATAATCTGCAATTATGTACGGTGGCCAGTTTCAACCATCATATAAACTCTGATTACCACCTTGTGGTGGGCGACTCTCCCCAGGAAACTGATATAAAAATAGTTAACCTGGCAAAAAAAGGCGATATAGTTGTTACCCAAGATTGGGGCCTTGCTGCTATTTTACTGGGCAAAGGCGCAGGGGTAATTTCACCCACAGGAAGAATTTTTCGAGCCAAAACCATAGACTTTCTTTTGGAGGAGCGCGAGGCAAAGGCTAAGTTTCGCCGGGCCGGTGGCAGAACCAAGGGCCCGCGAAAGCGTACGTCAGAAGATGATGAGAGGTTTGTTTCCGCTTTAAAAACCTTGATAAATCAAAGACTGACCAAATACTAA